The Euphorbia lathyris chromosome 2, ddEupLath1.1, whole genome shotgun sequence genome includes a window with the following:
- the LOC136220366 gene encoding phosphate transporter PHO1 homolog 3-like isoform X6: MKFGKEFRAQLVPEWKEAYMDYNFLKTLLREIQRYKPPPTTTTTSSSGGGLTRKLTLYRAFSGLTRNYTPTSSSSSSSSNDMECQAILVNNVHREGSESFETIFLMSSDEGGEYELVYFKRLDNELNKVNKFYKKKADEVMKEADLLNKQMDALIAFRIKVENPDGWSDRTADMTLHVMDVIEEDENSDELNYGKRDDDDDDNDRKPSKKKGNKPGQLEVLDHVKMNNTRESPRSTIKEFLKVDQTNELKFTKENLRRVEEQLKLAFIEFHHKLRLLKSFSFLNTLGFSKIMKKYDKITSRNASKPYMKSVDNSYLGNSDEVNKLMERVEATFIKHFANSNRRKGMNILRPLAKIERHRTTFAMGFFSGCCFALILDLCLIIHFQNLMNKSGREVYMSTMFPLYSCFGFLVLHMIMFAANIYLWRRFRVNYAFIFGFQQGKEIGYREVLLIAFGIAVLALLCILANLDMEMDPKTLDYQKYTELLPLILVIFLLVLLFLPFNVLFRSNRFFFLVCVFRCIAAPLYKVRLPDFFLADHLTSEVQLFRSLEFYVCYYGWGDYKVRENSCKTNVVYNIFYFIVAVIPYWIRLLQCARRLVEEKDAHQGYNGLKYLLTIFAVVLRTAYSLYKDDSWVIFVWIFSIAAASFSTYWDFVNDWGLLRPHSKNPWLRDKLLVPYKSVYFLAMVLNVLLRFAWLQTVMGLKISSLHKETTVAIVASLEIIRRGVWSFFRLENEHLNNVGKYRAFKSVPLPFNYDEDDKDE; encoded by the exons atgAAGTTTGGGAAAGAATTCAGGGCACAACTGGTGCCAGAATGGAAAGAAGCATACATGGATTATAATTTCTTAAAAACCCTTTTGAGAGAAATACAAAGATATAAGCCACctccaacaacaacaacaacatcatCATCTGGTGGTGGTTTGACAAGAAAGCTAACTTTGTACAGAGCTTTCAGTGGTTTGACAAGAAATTACACCCcaacttcctcttcctcttcttcttcttctaatgaCATGGAATGCCAAGCCATTTTGGTTAATAATGTGCACCGCGAGGGCTCCGAGAGCTTTGAAACTATTTTCCTAATGTCTTCTGATGAAGGTGGAGAGTATGAGCTTGTTTATTTCAAAAGACTTGATAATGAATTGAATAAGGTGAACAAGTTTTACAAGAAGAAAGCTGATGAAGTCATGAAAGAAGCTGATTTGTTGAATAAACAAATGGATGCTTTGATTGCTTTTAGAATCAAAGTTGAGAATCCCGACGGTTGGTCTGATAGAACTGCTGATATGACTC TTCATGTTATGGATGTGATCGAAGAAGATGAAAACTCAGATGAATTGAATTATGGTAAAAGAGATGACGACGATGATGATAATGATAGAAAGCCTAGTAAAAAGAAAGGAAATAAACCTGGTCAATTAGAGGTACTTGACCATGTGAAGATGAACAACACACGTGAAAGTCCTCGTTCCACCATTAAAGAATTCCTCAAAGTCGACCAGACGAATGAACTGAAATTCACAAAAGAAAATCTTCGGAGAGTAGAGGAGCAACTCAAGCTCGCTTTCATTGAATTTCACCACAAACTTCGCCTTCTCAAGAGTTTCAGTTTCTTGAATACCTTGGGATTTTCCAAAATCATGAAGAAGTATGATAAG ATTACATCAAGAAATGCATCAAAACCATACATGAAATCAGTCGATAATTCCTACCTCGGTAACTCGGATGAA GTAAACAAACTCATGGAAAGGGTAGAAGCTACATTCATCAAGCATTTCGCAAATTCGAATCGTCGAAAGGGCATGAACATCTTGAGACCACTGGCCAAAATAGAAAGACACAGGACAACATTTGCAATGG GTTTCTTTTCGGGTTGCTGCTTCGCTCTGATATTAGACCTTTGTCTGATTAttcattttcaaaatctcatgaATAAATCCGGAAGAGAAGTATATATGTCAACGATGTTTCCACTTTACAG CTGTTTCGGATTCCTTGTCCTACACATGATTATGTTTGCTGCAAATATATATTTGTGGAGGAGATTCAGAGTGAATTATGCATTTATATTTGGTTTTCAACAAGGAAAGGAAATAGGATATAGAGAAGTTCTTCTTATCGCTTTCGGTATTGCAGTATTAGCACTGCTCTGTATTCTTGCTAATCTTGACATGGAAATGGACCCGAAAACCTTAGACTATCAGAAATATACCGAACTTCTACCTCTAATTTTGGTTATA TTTCTACTTGTGCTACTGTTCCTTCCATTCAATGTCTTATTCCGCTCCAATCGCTTCTTCTTCCTTGTATGTGTCTTTCGTTGTATAGCTGCTCCCCTCTACAAG GTCAGACTCCCTGATTTCTTCTTGGCAGATCATCTAACTAGCGAG GTTCAATTGTTCAGAAGTCTGGAGTTCTATGTCTGCTACTATGGCTGGGGAGACTATAAAGTCAGAGAAAACAGCTGCAAAACAAATGTTGTATACAACATATTCTACTTCATTGTTGCTGTGATTCCATACTGGATTCGTCTACTTCAGTGCGCGCGACGGCTCGTTGAAGAGAAAGATGCACATCAAGGATACAATGGATTGAAATATTTGCTAACGATATTCGCAGTTGTCCTGCGGACAGCTTACAGCCTATACAAAGACGATAGTTGGGTAATATTTGTATGGATATTCTCAATAGCAGCAGCAAGCTTTAGTACATATTGGGATTTCGTAAACGATTGGGGACTTCTTCGGCCCCATTCCAAAAATCCCTGGCTCAGGGACAAACTCCTTGTTCCTTACAAATCTGTATATTTTCTAGCAATG GTATTGAATGTGTTGCTGAGATTTGCATGGCTGCAAACTGTTATGGGCTTGAAAATCTCTAGCTTGCACAAAGAAACAACCGTAGCTATTGTTGCTAGTCTTGAGATTATCCGTCGAGGAGTGTGGAGTTTCTTTAG GTTGGAGAATGAGCATTTGAACAATGTTGGAAAATACCGTGCATTCAAGTCAGTTCCACTACCTTTCAACTATGATGAGGACGACAAAGACGAATAG
- the LOC136220366 gene encoding phosphate transporter PHO1 homolog 3-like isoform X4 — MKFGKEFRAQLVPEWKEAYMDYNFLKTLLREIQRYKPPPTTTTTSSSGGGLTRKLTLYRAFSGLTRNYTPTSSSSSSSSNDMECQAILVNNVHREGSESFETIFLMSSDEGGEYELVYFKRLDNELNKVNKFYKKKADEVMKEADLLNKQMDALIAFRIKVENPDGWSDRTADMTRLASDVAASTAALAASTPFGARTMSKIHVMDVIEEDENSDELNYGKRDDDDDDNDRKPSKKKGNKPGQLEVLDHVKMNNTRESPRSTIKEFLKVDQTNELKFTKENLRRVEEQLKLAFIEFHHKLRLLKSFSFLNTLGFSKIMKKYDKITSRNASKPYMKSVDNSYLGNSDEVNKLMERVEATFIKHFANSNRRKGMNILRPLAKIERHRTTFAMGFFSGCCFALILDLCLIIHFQNLMNKSGREVYMSTMFPLYSCFGFLVLHMIMFAANIYLWRRFRVNYAFIFGFQQGKEIGYREVLLIAFGIAVLALLCILANLDMEMDPKTLDYQKYTELLPLILVIFLLVLLFLPFNVLFRSNRFFFLVCVFRCIAAPLYKVRLPDFFLADHLTSEVQLFRSLEFYVCYYGWGDYKVRENSCKTNVVYNIFYFIVAVIPYWIRLLQCARRLVEEKDAHQGYNGLKYLLTIFAVVLRTAYSLYKDDSWVIFVWIFSIAAASFSTYWDFVNDWGLLRPHSKNPWLRDKLLVPYKSVYFLAMVLNVLLRFAWLQTVMGLKISSLHKETTVAIVASLEIIRRGVWSFFRLENEHLNNVGKYRAFKSVPLPFNYDEDDKDE; from the exons atgAAGTTTGGGAAAGAATTCAGGGCACAACTGGTGCCAGAATGGAAAGAAGCATACATGGATTATAATTTCTTAAAAACCCTTTTGAGAGAAATACAAAGATATAAGCCACctccaacaacaacaacaacatcatCATCTGGTGGTGGTTTGACAAGAAAGCTAACTTTGTACAGAGCTTTCAGTGGTTTGACAAGAAATTACACCCcaacttcctcttcctcttcttcttcttctaatgaCATGGAATGCCAAGCCATTTTGGTTAATAATGTGCACCGCGAGGGCTCCGAGAGCTTTGAAACTATTTTCCTAATGTCTTCTGATGAAGGTGGAGAGTATGAGCTTGTTTATTTCAAAAGACTTGATAATGAATTGAATAAGGTGAACAAGTTTTACAAGAAGAAAGCTGATGAAGTCATGAAAGAAGCTGATTTGTTGAATAAACAAATGGATGCTTTGATTGCTTTTAGAATCAAAGTTGAGAATCCCGACGGTTGGTCTGATAGAACTGCTGATATGACTCGTCTCGCTTCTGATGTCGCTGCTTCTACTGCTGCTTTGGCTGCTTCTACCCCTTTCGGGGCTCGAACAATGAGTAAGA TTCATGTTATGGATGTGATCGAAGAAGATGAAAACTCAGATGAATTGAATTATGGTAAAAGAGATGACGACGATGATGATAATGATAGAAAGCCTAGTAAAAAGAAAGGAAATAAACCTGGTCAATTAGAGGTACTTGACCATGTGAAGATGAACAACACACGTGAAAGTCCTCGTTCCACCATTAAAGAATTCCTCAAAGTCGACCAGACGAATGAACTGAAATTCACAAAAGAAAATCTTCGGAGAGTAGAGGAGCAACTCAAGCTCGCTTTCATTGAATTTCACCACAAACTTCGCCTTCTCAAGAGTTTCAGTTTCTTGAATACCTTGGGATTTTCCAAAATCATGAAGAAGTATGATAAG ATTACATCAAGAAATGCATCAAAACCATACATGAAATCAGTCGATAATTCCTACCTCGGTAACTCGGATGAA GTAAACAAACTCATGGAAAGGGTAGAAGCTACATTCATCAAGCATTTCGCAAATTCGAATCGTCGAAAGGGCATGAACATCTTGAGACCACTGGCCAAAATAGAAAGACACAGGACAACATTTGCAATGG GTTTCTTTTCGGGTTGCTGCTTCGCTCTGATATTAGACCTTTGTCTGATTAttcattttcaaaatctcatgaATAAATCCGGAAGAGAAGTATATATGTCAACGATGTTTCCACTTTACAG CTGTTTCGGATTCCTTGTCCTACACATGATTATGTTTGCTGCAAATATATATTTGTGGAGGAGATTCAGAGTGAATTATGCATTTATATTTGGTTTTCAACAAGGAAAGGAAATAGGATATAGAGAAGTTCTTCTTATCGCTTTCGGTATTGCAGTATTAGCACTGCTCTGTATTCTTGCTAATCTTGACATGGAAATGGACCCGAAAACCTTAGACTATCAGAAATATACCGAACTTCTACCTCTAATTTTGGTTATA TTTCTACTTGTGCTACTGTTCCTTCCATTCAATGTCTTATTCCGCTCCAATCGCTTCTTCTTCCTTGTATGTGTCTTTCGTTGTATAGCTGCTCCCCTCTACAAG GTCAGACTCCCTGATTTCTTCTTGGCAGATCATCTAACTAGCGAG GTTCAATTGTTCAGAAGTCTGGAGTTCTATGTCTGCTACTATGGCTGGGGAGACTATAAAGTCAGAGAAAACAGCTGCAAAACAAATGTTGTATACAACATATTCTACTTCATTGTTGCTGTGATTCCATACTGGATTCGTCTACTTCAGTGCGCGCGACGGCTCGTTGAAGAGAAAGATGCACATCAAGGATACAATGGATTGAAATATTTGCTAACGATATTCGCAGTTGTCCTGCGGACAGCTTACAGCCTATACAAAGACGATAGTTGGGTAATATTTGTATGGATATTCTCAATAGCAGCAGCAAGCTTTAGTACATATTGGGATTTCGTAAACGATTGGGGACTTCTTCGGCCCCATTCCAAAAATCCCTGGCTCAGGGACAAACTCCTTGTTCCTTACAAATCTGTATATTTTCTAGCAATG GTATTGAATGTGTTGCTGAGATTTGCATGGCTGCAAACTGTTATGGGCTTGAAAATCTCTAGCTTGCACAAAGAAACAACCGTAGCTATTGTTGCTAGTCTTGAGATTATCCGTCGAGGAGTGTGGAGTTTCTTTAG GTTGGAGAATGAGCATTTGAACAATGTTGGAAAATACCGTGCATTCAAGTCAGTTCCACTACCTTTCAACTATGATGAGGACGACAAAGACGAATAG
- the LOC136220366 gene encoding phosphate transporter PHO1 homolog 3-like isoform X2 yields the protein MKFGKEFRAQLVPEWKEAYMDYNFLKTLLREIQRYKPPPTTTTTSSSGGGLTRKLTLYRAFSGLTRNYTPTSSSSSSSSNDMECQAILVNNVHREGSESFETIFLMSSDEGGEYELVYFKRLDNELNKVNKFYKKKADEVMKEADLLNKQMDALIAFRIKVENPDGWSDRTADMTRLASDVAASTAALAASTPFGARTMSKRRVHVMDVIEEDENSDELNYGKRDDDDDDNDRKPSKKKGNKPGQLEVLDHVKMNNTRESPRSTIKEFLKVDQTNELKFTKENLRRVEEQLKLAFIEFHHKLRLLKSFSFLNTLGFSKIMKKYDKITSRNASKPYMKSVDNSYLGNSDEVNKLMERVEATFIKHFANSNRRKGMNILRPLAKIERHRTTFAMGFFSGCCFALILDLCLIIHFQNLMNKSGREVYMSTMFPLYSCFGFLVLHMIMFAANIYLWRRFRVNYAFIFGFQQGKEIGYREVLLIAFGIAVLALLCILANLDMEMDPKTLDYQKYTELLPLILVIFLLVLLFLPFNVLFRSNRFFFLVCVFRCIAAPLYKVRLPDFFLADHLTSEVQLFRSLEFYVCYYGWGDYKVRENSCKTNVVYNIFYFIVAVIPYWIRLLQCARRLVEEKDAHQGYNGLKYLLTIFAVVLRTAYSLYKDDSWVIFVWIFSIAAASFSTYWDFVNDWGLLRPHSKNPWLRDKLLVPYKSVYFLAMVLNVLLRFAWLQTVMGLKISSLHKETTVAIVASLEIIRRGVWSFFRLENEHLNNVGKYRAFKSVPLPFNYDEDDKDE from the exons atgAAGTTTGGGAAAGAATTCAGGGCACAACTGGTGCCAGAATGGAAAGAAGCATACATGGATTATAATTTCTTAAAAACCCTTTTGAGAGAAATACAAAGATATAAGCCACctccaacaacaacaacaacatcatCATCTGGTGGTGGTTTGACAAGAAAGCTAACTTTGTACAGAGCTTTCAGTGGTTTGACAAGAAATTACACCCcaacttcctcttcctcttcttcttcttctaatgaCATGGAATGCCAAGCCATTTTGGTTAATAATGTGCACCGCGAGGGCTCCGAGAGCTTTGAAACTATTTTCCTAATGTCTTCTGATGAAGGTGGAGAGTATGAGCTTGTTTATTTCAAAAGACTTGATAATGAATTGAATAAGGTGAACAAGTTTTACAAGAAGAAAGCTGATGAAGTCATGAAAGAAGCTGATTTGTTGAATAAACAAATGGATGCTTTGATTGCTTTTAGAATCAAAGTTGAGAATCCCGACGGTTGGTCTGATAGAACTGCTGATATGACTCGTCTCGCTTCTGATGTCGCTGCTTCTACTGCTGCTTTGGCTGCTTCTACCCCTTTCGGGGCTCGAACAATGAGTAAGA GAAGAGTTCATGTTATGGATGTGATCGAAGAAGATGAAAACTCAGATGAATTGAATTATGGTAAAAGAGATGACGACGATGATGATAATGATAGAAAGCCTAGTAAAAAGAAAGGAAATAAACCTGGTCAATTAGAGGTACTTGACCATGTGAAGATGAACAACACACGTGAAAGTCCTCGTTCCACCATTAAAGAATTCCTCAAAGTCGACCAGACGAATGAACTGAAATTCACAAAAGAAAATCTTCGGAGAGTAGAGGAGCAACTCAAGCTCGCTTTCATTGAATTTCACCACAAACTTCGCCTTCTCAAGAGTTTCAGTTTCTTGAATACCTTGGGATTTTCCAAAATCATGAAGAAGTATGATAAG ATTACATCAAGAAATGCATCAAAACCATACATGAAATCAGTCGATAATTCCTACCTCGGTAACTCGGATGAA GTAAACAAACTCATGGAAAGGGTAGAAGCTACATTCATCAAGCATTTCGCAAATTCGAATCGTCGAAAGGGCATGAACATCTTGAGACCACTGGCCAAAATAGAAAGACACAGGACAACATTTGCAATGG GTTTCTTTTCGGGTTGCTGCTTCGCTCTGATATTAGACCTTTGTCTGATTAttcattttcaaaatctcatgaATAAATCCGGAAGAGAAGTATATATGTCAACGATGTTTCCACTTTACAG CTGTTTCGGATTCCTTGTCCTACACATGATTATGTTTGCTGCAAATATATATTTGTGGAGGAGATTCAGAGTGAATTATGCATTTATATTTGGTTTTCAACAAGGAAAGGAAATAGGATATAGAGAAGTTCTTCTTATCGCTTTCGGTATTGCAGTATTAGCACTGCTCTGTATTCTTGCTAATCTTGACATGGAAATGGACCCGAAAACCTTAGACTATCAGAAATATACCGAACTTCTACCTCTAATTTTGGTTATA TTTCTACTTGTGCTACTGTTCCTTCCATTCAATGTCTTATTCCGCTCCAATCGCTTCTTCTTCCTTGTATGTGTCTTTCGTTGTATAGCTGCTCCCCTCTACAAG GTCAGACTCCCTGATTTCTTCTTGGCAGATCATCTAACTAGCGAG GTTCAATTGTTCAGAAGTCTGGAGTTCTATGTCTGCTACTATGGCTGGGGAGACTATAAAGTCAGAGAAAACAGCTGCAAAACAAATGTTGTATACAACATATTCTACTTCATTGTTGCTGTGATTCCATACTGGATTCGTCTACTTCAGTGCGCGCGACGGCTCGTTGAAGAGAAAGATGCACATCAAGGATACAATGGATTGAAATATTTGCTAACGATATTCGCAGTTGTCCTGCGGACAGCTTACAGCCTATACAAAGACGATAGTTGGGTAATATTTGTATGGATATTCTCAATAGCAGCAGCAAGCTTTAGTACATATTGGGATTTCGTAAACGATTGGGGACTTCTTCGGCCCCATTCCAAAAATCCCTGGCTCAGGGACAAACTCCTTGTTCCTTACAAATCTGTATATTTTCTAGCAATG GTATTGAATGTGTTGCTGAGATTTGCATGGCTGCAAACTGTTATGGGCTTGAAAATCTCTAGCTTGCACAAAGAAACAACCGTAGCTATTGTTGCTAGTCTTGAGATTATCCGTCGAGGAGTGTGGAGTTTCTTTAG GTTGGAGAATGAGCATTTGAACAATGTTGGAAAATACCGTGCATTCAAGTCAGTTCCACTACCTTTCAACTATGATGAGGACGACAAAGACGAATAG
- the LOC136220366 gene encoding phosphate transporter PHO1 homolog 3-like isoform X5 has translation MKFGKEFRAQLVPEWKEAYMDYNFLKTLLREIQRYKPPPTTTTTSSSGGGLTRKLTLYRAFSGLTRNYTPTSSSSSSSSNDMECQAILVNNVHREGSESFETIFLMSSDEGGEYELVYFKRLDNELNKVNKFYKKKADEVMKEADLLNKQMDALIAFRIKVENPDGWSDRTADMTRLASDVAASTAALAASTPFGARTMSKSSIHMFYELNYGKRDDDDDDNDRKPSKKKGNKPGQLEVLDHVKMNNTRESPRSTIKEFLKVDQTNELKFTKENLRRVEEQLKLAFIEFHHKLRLLKSFSFLNTLGFSKIMKKYDKITSRNASKPYMKSVDNSYLGNSDEVNKLMERVEATFIKHFANSNRRKGMNILRPLAKIERHRTTFAMGFFSGCCFALILDLCLIIHFQNLMNKSGREVYMSTMFPLYSCFGFLVLHMIMFAANIYLWRRFRVNYAFIFGFQQGKEIGYREVLLIAFGIAVLALLCILANLDMEMDPKTLDYQKYTELLPLILVIFLLVLLFLPFNVLFRSNRFFFLVCVFRCIAAPLYKVRLPDFFLADHLTSEVQLFRSLEFYVCYYGWGDYKVRENSCKTNVVYNIFYFIVAVIPYWIRLLQCARRLVEEKDAHQGYNGLKYLLTIFAVVLRTAYSLYKDDSWVIFVWIFSIAAASFSTYWDFVNDWGLLRPHSKNPWLRDKLLVPYKSVYFLAMVLNVLLRFAWLQTVMGLKISSLHKETTVAIVASLEIIRRGVWSFFRLENEHLNNVGKYRAFKSVPLPFNYDEDDKDE, from the exons atgAAGTTTGGGAAAGAATTCAGGGCACAACTGGTGCCAGAATGGAAAGAAGCATACATGGATTATAATTTCTTAAAAACCCTTTTGAGAGAAATACAAAGATATAAGCCACctccaacaacaacaacaacatcatCATCTGGTGGTGGTTTGACAAGAAAGCTAACTTTGTACAGAGCTTTCAGTGGTTTGACAAGAAATTACACCCcaacttcctcttcctcttcttcttcttctaatgaCATGGAATGCCAAGCCATTTTGGTTAATAATGTGCACCGCGAGGGCTCCGAGAGCTTTGAAACTATTTTCCTAATGTCTTCTGATGAAGGTGGAGAGTATGAGCTTGTTTATTTCAAAAGACTTGATAATGAATTGAATAAGGTGAACAAGTTTTACAAGAAGAAAGCTGATGAAGTCATGAAAGAAGCTGATTTGTTGAATAAACAAATGGATGCTTTGATTGCTTTTAGAATCAAAGTTGAGAATCCCGACGGTTGGTCTGATAGAACTGCTGATATGACTCGTCTCGCTTCTGATGTCGCTGCTTCTACTGCTGCTTTGGCTGCTTCTACCCCTTTCGGGGCTCGAACAATGAGTAAGAGTTCGATTCATATGTttt ATGAATTGAATTATGGTAAAAGAGATGACGACGATGATGATAATGATAGAAAGCCTAGTAAAAAGAAAGGAAATAAACCTGGTCAATTAGAGGTACTTGACCATGTGAAGATGAACAACACACGTGAAAGTCCTCGTTCCACCATTAAAGAATTCCTCAAAGTCGACCAGACGAATGAACTGAAATTCACAAAAGAAAATCTTCGGAGAGTAGAGGAGCAACTCAAGCTCGCTTTCATTGAATTTCACCACAAACTTCGCCTTCTCAAGAGTTTCAGTTTCTTGAATACCTTGGGATTTTCCAAAATCATGAAGAAGTATGATAAG ATTACATCAAGAAATGCATCAAAACCATACATGAAATCAGTCGATAATTCCTACCTCGGTAACTCGGATGAA GTAAACAAACTCATGGAAAGGGTAGAAGCTACATTCATCAAGCATTTCGCAAATTCGAATCGTCGAAAGGGCATGAACATCTTGAGACCACTGGCCAAAATAGAAAGACACAGGACAACATTTGCAATGG GTTTCTTTTCGGGTTGCTGCTTCGCTCTGATATTAGACCTTTGTCTGATTAttcattttcaaaatctcatgaATAAATCCGGAAGAGAAGTATATATGTCAACGATGTTTCCACTTTACAG CTGTTTCGGATTCCTTGTCCTACACATGATTATGTTTGCTGCAAATATATATTTGTGGAGGAGATTCAGAGTGAATTATGCATTTATATTTGGTTTTCAACAAGGAAAGGAAATAGGATATAGAGAAGTTCTTCTTATCGCTTTCGGTATTGCAGTATTAGCACTGCTCTGTATTCTTGCTAATCTTGACATGGAAATGGACCCGAAAACCTTAGACTATCAGAAATATACCGAACTTCTACCTCTAATTTTGGTTATA TTTCTACTTGTGCTACTGTTCCTTCCATTCAATGTCTTATTCCGCTCCAATCGCTTCTTCTTCCTTGTATGTGTCTTTCGTTGTATAGCTGCTCCCCTCTACAAG GTCAGACTCCCTGATTTCTTCTTGGCAGATCATCTAACTAGCGAG GTTCAATTGTTCAGAAGTCTGGAGTTCTATGTCTGCTACTATGGCTGGGGAGACTATAAAGTCAGAGAAAACAGCTGCAAAACAAATGTTGTATACAACATATTCTACTTCATTGTTGCTGTGATTCCATACTGGATTCGTCTACTTCAGTGCGCGCGACGGCTCGTTGAAGAGAAAGATGCACATCAAGGATACAATGGATTGAAATATTTGCTAACGATATTCGCAGTTGTCCTGCGGACAGCTTACAGCCTATACAAAGACGATAGTTGGGTAATATTTGTATGGATATTCTCAATAGCAGCAGCAAGCTTTAGTACATATTGGGATTTCGTAAACGATTGGGGACTTCTTCGGCCCCATTCCAAAAATCCCTGGCTCAGGGACAAACTCCTTGTTCCTTACAAATCTGTATATTTTCTAGCAATG GTATTGAATGTGTTGCTGAGATTTGCATGGCTGCAAACTGTTATGGGCTTGAAAATCTCTAGCTTGCACAAAGAAACAACCGTAGCTATTGTTGCTAGTCTTGAGATTATCCGTCGAGGAGTGTGGAGTTTCTTTAG GTTGGAGAATGAGCATTTGAACAATGTTGGAAAATACCGTGCATTCAAGTCAGTTCCACTACCTTTCAACTATGATGAGGACGACAAAGACGAATAG